Genomic segment of Arachis hypogaea cultivar Tifrunner chromosome 11, arahy.Tifrunner.gnm2.J5K5, whole genome shotgun sequence:
AACTTTGGTATATGAAATCACTATATATATTAGTAAGGTCTATATcggatatattaattaataatacggTATCCAATATCATTCAAAACACACTCACTAAAAAGCAGTTAGTTGCCAATTTTGTCTTTTCTAATGTTTGTCTTCAATCATAGGGGTTGATCATGCTGCAAAGCAAAAGTACCTTTTATACCCACATATATATACTCCATAACCATCATTCcacattataaattaataaaatatatatgtccATATATATTATTCTGCCATGCTGCTCAAAACCCAATTTAGATAAATGTTGCTCAGTGCTCacaaattataaaaagaatagAACTACTATAGGAGTGCTAGCTCCAAACTCTCAACAATttacaattaatatataaaaaatctaTTTATGAAAAGATTCTAACATTTTTCCTTTCATTCATCTTTAATTGTTTTTAATCaataagataaataataagaGTATTACATTCTAATAAACACCACCAAATTTGATAAATAgcgataatttttttaaatcttttaatcgTCCTGTTAATAAGACGGACAATTTAAAAGTTACAAAAATAACTACATTTAACATTAACTCatttaatttagtcttttaaCAATAACAGgagtttaattatttatctataaaaaaataaattttaagtgatttctactgatgatggagattattatttaaaaaaatttctcatcactataattttttatataaaggtTTTTCATGGTGTTTTTTGTGCATTCAAATTActgacataaaataataataattagggaAGAAAACAAAGCCAAATCTGACAAACACAGCATGCCATTAcctcatcatgatcatcatcaaaACCCCATTAAATTGTTACATAAAATTAATAAGGCTTTATAGTGATCATTGATCATCAAAACCCCATTATTCTTCATTCCTATACTAAGCTACTCTCAATGGAAAACCTAGGCACCTCATCACACCAACCTcatcaaaagaaaaacaagaaaatgaagaATAACAATAATAGGGTTTGTAATTCAAAAAAGAGTGAGAAGAAGTTTCTTGGGGTTAGACAAAGGCCTTCAGGAAGATGGATTGCAGAGATCAAAGACTCTTCACAGAAACTAAGGCTTTGGTTGGGAACTTATGATAGAGCTGAAGATGCTGCACTTGCTTATGACCATGCTGCAAGGCTTCTTAGAGGAAGAAATGCTAAGACTAATTTTCCAATCACCCATGGTGCTTGTAGCACCATTATTCTTGGCAAGAATCCAAGGGCTTATCAGCTCCTTAAGCAACATGCAGTTATGAAGAGCCACATGGCGCTTTCTTCGCACATGGTCAGGGATCCATTTGTCTCTTCTTCGCAATCATCCATTCTTGAGGATCATAATAATACTCTTGTTTTCCCCATCCCTGAAGAACAAGGTTCAGCTGATGGTAGTGGAGGATTTTCATTTGGATGTTGTAAGGTTTATTCTTCTGTTATTGTAGCTCCTTCTTTCAGTGCTTGATGAAAAAGATCATGAATTCAAATAATTAAAGAATAAACCTagctaataataatataatcttATTGTTCcaaaattgttatatatattatgtgtgcCTTCTCCTTTGAACCCTAGCTATATATATTTGTTCTAAAACAATAAGTTGTATGTTTAATTTGCAACACTTTGAAATGGAGATATATATCTACTGTctgttatgtatatattttagtttatatatatttgaTCGAATTTCTGTTGCATGCATAAATCTATATATATGATAATCAAGGTTTATCAAACACTTGAGTTAATTAATCCATAAATTCTGAGTACAAGCTTAGTCCCTAAATTGAGTTTTATGATTTAATGAACTTATCTAAGATTAACAAGTTTTGATCAACCTAAAGATTTCATACCCTTACACATATATGATAGCGGTTTTAATTGGTTaagaaaccaatttttttaacTAACAAAACACTAAATGAACAAAGACTTaaggatttaagtttttattattataaaagataaaaaaatattaactaattattaattaactaaaaaaaattaactctccAGCTTTTTCCAAATACTACTCCATCCCTTGTGTATCATCATTATGTTCATTTTATTGGACAAGTGAAATGGTTATACTTGTTATTAGTTATTGGTCTCATATCTTATAATAATAAGGATTACTATTATAGCATTacatacttttttttataattattattactcATTAGCTATATATATTATTGAACTTTTTGGAGTAGTTAGATGCATGTAGTGTATACTAGTTTgccttcacacacacacacataaactCTTCTCCTTTTCGGAATTGGCAAATACTAAGATGCATGGTCAGTTCTAAAAGACAAAGGAGATGGAATGAATTGCATAattaacaaagaagaaaaaactaGTGTATAGAGAAACCCGAGAGTGTAAAGCATGTGCCGTAGAGAATTACAAATGGTGATGATAACATTAATAATAAACCATGGAGTTATTGGTTATAAGATGGGGTTCTGGAATAATATTTggtatttaattatatatgatcTCGTATTTCGAAACAAATACTTCATATATATAACTGCTTGATTCTATGGACTTGATTTGATTAAGTGATTAGTTCATTCATAACCGTTTTATATATGCGGTAACTCGTTAGCTAgtctcaaatttttaaatagaactcAAATATGCAACATCATTTTTTGAcctatctctttatcaggttaAAAGATGTCGTAATAAAACAGTATATAATTCAATtagtaataaataattaattttaactagTATACTATTCATTATGCGAATATTTAATTTTCTGAACTGctacaaaataattgaatttgattcTGTTTATActacaattttaaaaattgaatcggATCGATTAATTTAACTAATTCAACCATAAATCGAACATCATTATAGTTCGACTTACTTTAAAAAACCGCTAAATATAAAATcacttaaaaattattgaatCGATCGATCGAACCGATTCAAAACTCGACTAATTTTTCAGAAACGACGTTACTTTGcactttattatataaaaaaaggtCAGGTTCAGCACAGCAGCCTCCTCCAACCTCAATcttcattttcatcaaaatctcaactctttttcctaaaaagtaaaaaaaaaactcttaattTACAGTAGTCTCCATCATCATAGCAAGGAGTGAGACATTGCCAACGATTGTCACGCTGTCATtgtttttgagctttttaacctATTCACTCCAATTGCaagtagtgttttaaatttggataataatttaatatttatattagactataattatatttaaaaatatttatttattattttactataaaacaattattttaattaaaccacaattaaaaattgttagaccaataaatcaataaattagTAGCTAAAATAATTCAATGATTGGtccaatttttaaaatattagtctaTAAATTACAATTAACTACTAAATTCATTGCTCGTAAATTTATCGAGGCCAAATATACAGTATAGTTGCTGCCATTTGCAGTATGATATGCTCATCATAATCAACAAGACTTCATTATTAAGTGGGGATATCATTACAAACTTCATTGTAGGTTCTACATACACTTGACTTCAAAGATATATGCCAACCTAATTCGGATAAaacattattttttatgaatagaATAAAAACATTTAAAGTAACTTGGCACATGTTATTTCCCAtgctctcaaaaaaaaaaaaaaaaaaaaactgttagaTAACTAATAATTATGTTTGTTTTTGTGTTACATTTAAATCAATACGTACTAACcaatttttttatcctttttaacTGAAAGTATTGACTTTCTAGCATTGTCCAAATTAAAATACTATGAAAGTTAATTGTATTTCACCACATTGAACTTTATGCATGAAAGCGTGTAGGGACAAGACAATTTATGTTAAATACCATTTTGTGCAAAGAAATAAGAAACACCTTTTGACAGAAATTTCTTACCATGATCACTCTGAATAGCTTTTAGTGTCTGTTCAGATTGTATTTCTGTGAAACTCTTATAATTTTGAAGACATGACAGTGACTGAGATTTATTTATTAGCAAGTAAATACAAGTGTACCTTGAACAAGCATCAACAAGACTAAGATAGTATCCATATTCACTTTATGAATTCACAGGGGTTGAACTCCAAATATCAATAAAGACAAGCTGATCAAGTGGTTGATGATAAACCATTTTAGAATCATAGAATGGTAAAGCATGTAGTTTTTCATAGAGCAAAATTTACAGATACTAAACAAAGAATTATCAGATTTTATTGATATATGTATGTTTAATATTACATTACTGCAACACCCTTTGTATATTTTGCATAGCAGTGTGGTCAAGCCTTTTATGCCACAATTCAAGATCACTATATCTATGACATTGCTGCTAAAGCTACTTTTTCTAGAGATTCTTGTCTTTTATTGGTAAAGAAAGAATTACAAACAATGTTATTATTGTGTAAAGTACTAGGATCTGAACTATATGAAGAGGGATTATTTGTGTACAAGCAAGTAGGATATCTTGTAAAAGAAGGAATAGATTTAGGGACAATCAAATCATCAAATGCATATATGCCACCTTTAGTGAAACTCTAAAGGAGAAGCTCTTGTGAATCCTAATAAAGAATGTTATAATGTTTAGGCCAAAAATTCAAAGTAAACATGGTTAGTTTTCCTTTGCGAACTTAGAAACACTTAAAAGTTTTTGAGTAAAATAAGcattattattcttgttatatAAAATTGAAGAGTCGTGATTGTGAATTTGAATATACCTAATCCATTACCTACAAAGAGCTGATCAAATTCTGAAGTGTTTATTTAGTGCATAAGTAAGCAGATTTCCATGATCAGGTGTCACAAATGCTAGCACCTGAGCTAGAAAACCATGTTGAATTACATACTGACGAAGCGGAAGGAATGATGATGAGATATGCTCGGGGTCGGTAAAAAGATGATGAAGGTGATGGGGAAAGAGAGTTGGAATATGGGACATGAATTGAGCTTGAAGCAGAAGTTGAATTTGGTTGAAAATTTTGGTCAAAGCGATGAAAGAAATTAAGCTCCATGTCTATTTCGGCCACAAATCTGACAGTCAGTTCTTTGATTATTTCATGAAGTTCTTCCTCTGCCATTAAATCTATCACCACGTCCTTGGCAAAATTGAGCACTTTTACCAGAACTTTTGAAGAAAGATTGTGAGGTTAGCCAAAGGAATGTGTTGTGATGGAGTCCTGAATTCTTCTAGCATATCTTCATATGCAATAAGAAAAGATTCAGCTTCACACACGAAAAAGAACCTAATTTTGAAATCAGAGGTGATATAGTCATTGTACTCTTCTGTTAGCTTGTATATGGTCATTATCATGCATGTGATATACAATTGCTTGTAGTGAATCCATGAACTTTCTAATTTTCGCCAAGTATTTAGAAATAGACCCCACTTTTTTCACTGATTTTAGCTGGGAGTTGAGGCTTTGAACTCGAGTCTTGAAAGTGGTTGAAAAGAAATTGTTGGACGGCCCAAGTCTCACAAAATTTAGTGCATTGCATAATTTTGTTCTTAGAAACTTGATGGCACAAACCTCCATTCTTTGTATGCTGAGGTTTCTTGAAGAATGGTTGTTGTAAAACTTCTTTAGCTGCATCTAGTTTTGTAGTTGAATCAGACTTGGATGCTGACTGACGAGTAAAAATTAAAGTTCACGGATATCGACAAGTGTATCggatcgttcaagtaataccacggtgagtgaATATCGTTCCTATAAAGATTAATGGACTGAGGTAAGTAATATCTAATTAGATCGATCAAACCTTGGATTTTGGACTGTGGATCTTGAATAAAAGGAGAAACGGAGAAGAGAATAAGAGAATGCTTGGAGTTAGAAGAAATCAATAGATGAAAATGTTGAATAAGGGCTCGGAGATGTTTGATTCTTGGAAGTACcatgtttatgtttttttatttaattcatgCAAAAATCTTTTTTATAGTAAATCATTTATAACTAACTCCAATCTCTTGTTGATTTAATTTCTCTAAACTCAATTAATTGCCAATCCTTTGTCAACTAATcaagagaagaggagaagaaaggtTTCGATTCTTAAGCCACACAACCTTTAAGAACTATCACTAGCCGAATTATATATCACATATTCGAACTAGAGctagataagtaaaaattatgAAATGAGTTTTAAGCCaattccaaaattaatttttttcaaatataaaatcAGAATCCAAAACAGATATAGAATATTTTCTAATAGTTCTAACCCTTATTGACGAAGGACAAAACTCAGTCTTAAAAAAGTAaagaagcatgaattaaaataaagaaaacacttgAAACCAAACAGAACTCCTATCCTTCAACAAGGAAGTTTAGTAACTCATAATAGAAAAGAAACTAGCCCTAATTATGAGAGAGGTGTCCGATGGATCAGTGACTTATTTATATCATAAGTTCtatctaaaattcaaattcaaaactaaccCTAATGTTTATCTttcgaaaagataagataactaacttcctacttttaaattcaaatcaaaataataattcaaatctaatttaaaaataaatcataacAACCAAATCTTCATCTTTCTAAAAGGAATTAATAATAACCAATCTCTTAAATCTTCAATCTTCAGATGTGATTAAGGCTTCTACCGAATTGATAACTAATTTGAGCCTTGTTAAGTGTTGAAGCATTGAATCTTGGGAGTTGAGGCTTGATGCACGCCATGCTTTGCAACCTTAAATGTGGGCGTAGGCCCAATTTGCACCTCCAAGAAATGTTGGACGCCGGGCTTGTGTGTGCAAATGGAGGAGGGACGCTGGACTTGGAGTGAGGGATGCTAGGCTTGTGCTTGGAATTAGAGGAGACGCGGGGCTTGTGGCAATAGAAGCCGAGCGCGCTTGTGTGTGTGGGCTGGGCTGGGTTCGGTTCACATGTTCTTAGGTCTGATTGAACTGTTTTTGAAccaatttttgtattttctttttaaaaagattttaatctTCGATTATTTTGAGACAAAAATAGCTAAAAATACAATAATACTAACACAACTCTAAATATttgattaattataaaattttactagaaaacataagaaatttgattaaaaatctataaaacttaaaaaaataaataaaaaaaaatcttaaaaacaacTTGAGATGACATGACACATATTTCATATATGATAGGGGCATTTCTACCGTCAAGATGTTTTTCCATGCCAAGAGTATGAATGGTGAGCCAAGCCGCATGCTTCTACGTATTGAAGTTTGTCTTCATCAAGTCTTTCAGTGAGCAGAATCAATGGTGTTTTCTTGCTCATAGATCCAAAAATCAATGAAGTCGtgatgaaaaatgatgcaattgTAACAGAGAAAAATGAATATAGAAATTGTAGGAAAATGGACGATGATTCAAGATGAACAAAGGATCAACAAGAACATCATGAGACtaaagctcttgataccatgaaagcatttgtggcataaagagtaaaagaagaaatGATTATTGCACTAAGAACTAAAAGTAAGCTATACATATAATGAAGTTTCTTGTGTGTGAAAAAACAAACCCCACCTCTTATATACACACATAGAGGCAAGGGAAGCGCGAGAAATCCAAACCGGAATCACACCAACAATATAACAAACTCTCAACAACTAACTGCACACTCTAACTATCACTACCCTTTGCCTTTTACACTTAATTTTAGCCCTTTATAAAAAGACAAAGAAATCAATGTCATAAAGTTTCTTAAACGTGCATTACAGCCTCTAAACTCCCTTAATATCATGTGTATTTAATCTAAAATAAGTTTATTATATTCTCTTAAATTTTGGGTTAATGGTTATGTGTTAATCTCCTATTACTTTTTAAATatgcaatttttaaaattttgatactctaaattttattaaatgctaattatttttgttaataatttatatatataaaaaatacacaATGCAAACATCAGTAGGGAAAAATGAtatgaatctttttttttttagatcaCTAAATGAAattgatacttttttttttggacggAGTCTGGGTCGGGAAGACCCACATGGACCAAGACCAAAGTCCGGAAAAACAAAGCAAATGGATCCTAAAATTATTCACTCTAACTACCTCATTAATTTTCCCATTCTTTCTGGTGCGAAATTTATagcccacaaactaactggcaagtgcacagGGTCGTACCAaatagtacctcaagtgaatgagtgTCGATCTCACAagaattgatggactaagcaacaatgattacgtgatttacttagttagacaaacagaaaatgatgttttgagagttcaaaagcattaacagtaaattcagaatatcaaaaAGCAAGCGGTAAACGGTTTGTaaaatatatggagaaaacagttaagatttcagagatatttatttttcaaattaacttttcttaccaactactttaatcatgcaagattcaattcatggcaaactatatgtgactaaaccctaattccttagacctttttagtctcctctaaccttcatcaactaccaattccttggtcacttgattccaattagagggttaagttcaattctagtttatttgccatagaaatcctaattatccaaatataagaggattatatgtcacgtattccattaaattcagataattagaaatttaggagaaattattttcaagctattgttcaagcaaagagcttttctaagttttacaagaactcaattagaacaagggtcatacttccgttccacccagattcataagataaagaacgaaaacaattcttgaaattgaaatcaatacatgaattaaaatagaacagtaatagtattaatctatagaataaacagagctcctaaccttaacattgaaggtttagttgctcatgactcagagaaaaaaacaaggattctgaaaaactataaattgcggaatgaggtatgATAGAAGAGAAGAGGCCCGAAGggatgattttttttcttttatatctaatcctatttaatataaaatatattttctaaaactaaataatatatttttctattttaaaataaaataaagtttaaacaaaaattaataaagatcttcATTCGTGCGGGCCTTGAGGAGCTATGGGGACCATGTCTTGTCATTGGTGTGGTGCCTAACTTCATTAAAGTGAAGTTAGACTTGAGCTTGGCAGCGAGCAATTGGGCATGTTGATGATCACTATTCTGAAGTTAGGCCCCACCCTGGCAGCAAGCACTTGGAGGCTTTATTCATCTtccggcgcctaacttgagaaaaaCCAAGTTAGGCACCATCTTGACCATACAGAATGGAGAGAAAGGgtatattattatatatcgttggaaagctctggaagttagctttccatccaatgccactagaagcacgtcaattggatctctgta
This window contains:
- the LOC112724064 gene encoding ethylene-responsive transcription factor 3, whose product is MENLGTSSHQPHQKKNKKMKNNNNRVCNSKKSEKKFLGVRQRPSGRWIAEIKDSSQKLRLWLGTYDRAEDAALAYDHAARLLRGRNAKTNFPITHGACSTIILGKNPRAYQLLKQHAVMKSHMALSSHMVRDPFVSSSQSSILEDHNNTLVFPIPEEQGSADGSGGFSFGCCKVYSSVIVAPSFSA